The genomic interval TTGAGGGCTGTGGGTTCAGCCACATTGAACCATGCGGGGTTCGAACTGTACCTGGAGACCCAAACATGTTTTGCCCCATGCTCATCTTCACGTGAACTTCACAAGGGGGCTACCCTCTCCTTGCGCTCCGAACAATTAAGCAGCAGACACCAGTACTACTGGTACTGCTGCCCTCTGCGAAGGGCAAACCCTAGCCAACAGTAGAGCCATGCATTTCGTCCAACAGGTTACAGGCACCAAACGTATCCTGATTTGCCCAAATTGTTGAGGTCGATCGGGAATCTCCTGTGATTCTTGGTTTCTCTCTCCGATCTTGGATCACCTAGAGGATTATTGGGTTTGGAGTTTAGAGATGTATACTCCGACAGGGAGAATCCCTTAGTTTTTTTAATTGGCGCAAGATGAAGAGGTGTTTAACTGGTGAGGAGGGTATCGTAATCATTGCGAACAACGAGGTCAAGGAAAATGTTTCAGGAATCAATACCTATTATTATGGAAGTTTTGAatgattcatatatatatatagatcatgCATGCATCATCACGATTTTGACGGCTATTTGCCGACATCTGTATTGTGAAGGATCACATTCGTTAATTATGCATGGGATGAAGAAACGTCGGACTATGTCTTTAACTCTCTATCTTACGACAACATGCACCTAATTACTTCTAGTTAGGTGATATTTCTTGTTCAAAGTGTTTGAATCATCTTGGTTACCTTCCCCGATCAAAGATAACTTATAAggggatatatatatacctttcATAAGTAAGAGAGTCAAATGAGCCGTTGAAATCTTAATATTCTAGAAGAATCAAATCTTGCCTCTATTAATGtttcttatatattatttgaagcaatgcaattttttttaagtgtaatttaatttagagCTCTCACACACTCTTATATTGTCTTACTAACCTTAATCTCTTATGAGTTGATGGTTAATCTGATTTAAGATTTTGGAGTACGAAAATTTaagaatatgaaatatattcCTTGCCGATAAAAGAGTTATGAATCCATGCATTATTGGCGATCTCAACAACCCCACAGTGGCCTCGAGCAATTCAATGTATAACCCTTCCCCAAAAGATGTCTTTCACAAGATGGAGTTCGAACCAAGGACCTCTAACTAATCCTTGTAGCGTCCATTCCACTTATAGTCTAACATGTTTTCACTATATCAACCCTATTGTGGAGGATTAAATGTAAGTTCATCATGCTTTTACACACATAGATTTCAAATCAATTAATGATGAAGTATCTTCTTTCATCATCTTAGCTAGCTCTAGCTCACAATCTGAGCTTCATGGCTGTACAAATCATTCAGGTGCGGTGCACTAGGTCTGTACCATAAGCAGTGATTAAGTAGTATGAGAAAAAAGTTCAGTAGTACAGAAATCTCAATGCCCTAGCTTAAAATGGATAACAATCAAGCATCATAATCAAATTTCCAATACACCTAGTTAATAAGCATATTGTTTTCAAATTATCTTAGCCTTCAGACTGTAAACAACTTCGTTGCTAAATCATCCCGATGCTTAACTATAAGGAGTAAGATGTAGAAATTATAGTTATTATACTGTTTAGTAGACGCGGGAAAATTTGGCAAAAGTGAAAAACGAAAGGGAAAGGAGAATCCAATAAGCAATGAAACAAAGACAGCAATTGAGACTAAACAGTAAACAGTGGAGTGTGGGCACTAGTCCTACTACTTCTGACTGGTACTGAACTTGGCGGTCATGGCACGTTAGTGTAGTCGTGTTGCTCAGCTGTCACTATCTTTGCTCTTCTTTTGCCCGACCCAAACTTCCATGCTGTCTCCAACTTCCTTTCTTTAGCAAGACATTGCTTCTCCCCATCTCCATCTCAACCTTAATTTCAGAAAGTATATATAAAACGAGTCTCTCTAATTCACTTTCATCAGTACCCAAAGTTAAGTAACCTCACTTTgctttgttttagtttctgtCTTGTCTCTCCGGCCTCATTTTTGTGTTCTTGGTTGGTTTTGTGTCATGGAGCTTCAACTGGGTTTGGCTCTGTCGCTTCCGGCTCATCACGACGCTCCTGTCAAAGGGTTTGATGTAAACAGTCGGGGGATGATCGGTAGTTTGGATATATGGAGCTATGGATGCTGCTTGGGGAGCAAAAAGAAGCGCAGTTTCGACATGGCTTTCGAGAAGattggagatgatgatgagtcGAAGGCGTTGCCCTTGTTTTTGTGGCATGGCCAGCCGGGTGAGGAAGACGAGGATGGCAAGAAGCAGAAGAAAAGAGACTTTTGCAGTCTCATCGATACCAAGTAAGTTCTGCATGGTTTTCTGATCACACATCACCTCTACATATATTGACAGTTTGACAACATAACACTGATTAAACTTGGTGTGATATACATTGCTTAACTAATCGTGAGCATGATTTTCCGGCCAGCTTAAAGAACCACCATTTGGTGGTAGAATTAACCAGATTGAGTGAATATTAATAAATCAACTTTAAAACAGATTAAACAATCAAGGGTATGTCATTAATGGTGACCTTGTCTCAAATATTAAATAGGGATGGAGAAGGAGACCAAGTTGTGGGGTGGCCACCAATTAAATCATGGAGGAGAAAGATGTTTTTTTCTGATCATCAACACCAAGGTCATGGCCATGCCCACCATGATTTCCAGAATCATCAGCATATTGTGGAAAAGGAAAATGATGGGTCAGGAAGTCCCATGTACGTAAAGGTGAAGATGGATGGAGTGGGAATTCTGAGAAAGATAGATATAAATCTGCATCACTCTTATCAGACACTGAGAGATTCCTTGATAACCATGTTTGCTATATGTAAGTGTTTATTCACTCCAAACCTGCTTCCTACTTAAATTTGATGGAGATAGATATATAATTTACAAAGGGTTTtaatttgacatatatattctTGGTTCTGATTTTGATGCATAGACAAAGAATGTGAGAATGAGGATACTGCAGATTTTACAGTGACTTATCAGGACATACATGGACATTGGTTGCTTGCTGGAGATGTTCCCTGGCAGTATGTACTTTCACCCTTTTTGGTTTCTCATATTCCATCTGTATGGGTTTTAATTAGTTCTTAATTAGTACTATTTAGTTTAGATTTTTAGATTCCTTACTAGTGATTTGTATTATACTTTTTCTTGATGTATAGAGAATTGAAGACATACTGTGATGTATGGTATAACAATATTGTGGGAATGATGTTGCAGAACTTTCGTCGAGTCTGTGCAGCGCCTGGAGATCATAAGGAACGGTGGTTGAGACTTGAACTTAATTTTATAAGCGGGTTGCTATAAGCTATACAATGAACTAGCTACTTATCTGATTGATgatgatcatcatcattatcTTTGCCTAGATACTAGTAGAAAAAAGAGTgaatatatatgttatatataaTGCATGTATTAAATGAAAGCTTTTGGAGATTCCATTCTATCTGGAATAACCGAATAAGTCAATGTGGCAAAATGATCCAAGTTTGTACTACAGCACGAAGCCAGGAACGATAAAGAAAGACGATGAATatgaacaagaaaaagaaaaatgtaagTGTAGACACAAAAAAATGTAAGTGTAGACacaagaaatttaatgaagtaaatcatcttcattatatgattaaatcgaccaagaacccgacaaaattgcatacgtggcccaaaagtcaacaaagttagtaCTAATCCGAATAAAATTcgcgtcagcacataaacggattatcgtaatcgaagctacgtgattccgactttaattggaaattaaaagtcattgacgatcgaaatggtaatcgtacatttgattaaattaataaatttctttacggttataattaaatcaattatttgaatatgtttaatttagttattctcataactaattttaaattaatcagaaaatacatattgatttaattatacaattaaagaattttttttaagtgtcattaaaatattatataaaatataagccttgacactataaataatcattccaacatgaagagagagGGGATTTTTCtttagagaaaaagaaagaaaaatcacttgagcaagatcactcttgagaaatcccgaagtctcccaaATCCTCGAATAATCATTAAACTACCAAAtcgcttgttcttcatcaaatccaaatccaaactcaagtacacgaagaatcatcaagctaccaaattgatcgttcttcatcaaatctgaatccaaactcaagttctcaagatcaagtgcatgtcaccctcgagccaagttacatacaGAGATATAATCAGagaagttcacaaagattgtaacctcgcacttgattatcaataaattacattttatttgtacccgtgtctgcactcttatttgttttcagattctcattctacaaattggcacgcccagtgggacatttttagcctctcatctccttctccgaagaaatcttCAAATCCGTTTGTGCGATAGCTTCCAAGAATAACCAAGTCGTTCCATcgaagaaatccaagtccacaaccgcgaggtcaagcggagaggccgagccggtCAAGAAGTCCAAACAAACATCCTTCAAATCAAAGAGAGAACAgattgcccttgtcacccggagcgtggctagagctcaacccacgacatttatggcacttgctagtaagcctcgtcaaccagtcatcaccttaGAGAGCTTGGAAGCAATAAAGCATGTCTCTCAGagtgggaagaagcaagtgtcaaaAGAGAATGagccaaaaaaaacaaaacaaaacaaaaatgctCCACGCCTGCATAAGCTTAAATTGCACATGgcaccaaaaacaaaagtcaaaGTCAAAAAAAGGGGGTCGCATCTTAAGCCCGCGGGCATGCCCGCACAGGATCATACCAGCCCAGAAATAATAAAAACTCCCCGAGAAGAACCCAGGAAATTGGCACAGAATCATACCCGCATCTTTGCAATCCCGATCTTCGACGCCGCTACACCTCCGGCCGGCGCACCACC from Argentina anserina chromosome 2, drPotAnse1.1, whole genome shotgun sequence carries:
- the LOC126782938 gene encoding auxin-responsive protein IAA29, encoding MELQLGLALSLPAHHDAPVKGFDVNSRGMIGSLDIWSYGCCLGSKKKRSFDMAFEKIGDDDESKALPLFLWHGQPGEEDEDGKKQKKRDFCSLIDTKDGEGDQVVGWPPIKSWRRKMFFSDHQHQGHGHAHHDFQNHQHIVEKENDGSGSPMYVKVKMDGVGILRKIDINLHHSYQTLRDSLITMFAIYKECENEDTADFTVTYQDIHGHWLLAGDVPWQTFVESVQRLEIIRNGG